The Juglans regia cultivar Chandler chromosome 2, Walnut 2.0, whole genome shotgun sequence genome includes a window with the following:
- the LOC109014510 gene encoding blue copper protein 1a-like: MASTQFFFFAILAILVPSILAKEIKVGDDKGWTINFDYQAWAKGKEFVVGDKLVFMYPQGDHNVIKVDGSGFQQCVAPANAEPLTTGNDVINLTSPGQKWYICGVSKHCESGNQKLAITVAAESSSSPPSAAMGSSMVLAILGIVMMLMV, from the exons ATGGCCTCTACccaattcttcttctttgccATTCTAGCCATTCTTGTCCCTTCAATTTTGGCCAAAGAGATTAAAGTTGGTGATGACAAGGGTTGGACTATTAACTTTGATTATCAAGCTTGGGCAAAGGGAAAGGAGTTCGTTGTTGGTGATAAACTCG TTTTCATGTACCCACAAGGAGACCACAATGTCATTAAAGTGGATGGCTCTGGCTTCCAACAATGTGTGGCACCGGCTAACGCTGAGCCCCTGACCACTGGAAATGATGTGATTAACTTGACAAGTCCGGGACAAAAATGGTACATCTGCGGTGTTTCCAAGCATTGTGAGAGTGGAAACCAGAAGCTTGCCATAACAGTGGCAGCtgagtcttcttcttctcctccatcAGCAGCAATGGGAAGTTCTATGGTTCTTGCTATTCTGGGCATTGTTATGATGTTGATGGTTTAA